From Acidobacteriota bacterium, one genomic window encodes:
- the mtnB gene encoding methylthioribulose 1-phosphate dehydratase: MSENPPQSPTTELAETGREFYRRGWARGASGNFSILLARKPLRLCITAAGNEKGALDETNFLEIDDDAEILQGFGRPSDETVLHLSIYRLRPKARCILYSQTVWGMLLADKYFVDGSIVMQGYEALKGLSGRTTHDEIERIPIVENAQDQIALSHVIENVLLENPTIHGIYIRRHGLYTWGETVEDARKNVDIFEFMFEVLGRGTR, from the coding sequence ATGAGTGAAAATCCTCCGCAATCACCCACTACCGAACTCGCCGAAACTGGCCGCGAATTTTACCGTCGCGGCTGGGCGCGTGGGGCGAGTGGGAATTTCAGCATTCTGCTGGCGCGCAAGCCGCTTCGGCTTTGCATCACGGCTGCCGGCAATGAAAAAGGCGCTCTTGATGAGACGAATTTTCTTGAGATAGATGACGATGCCGAGATCCTTCAAGGCTTTGGGCGGCCTTCGGATGAGACAGTTTTGCACCTTTCGATCTATCGATTGAGGCCGAAGGCACGCTGCATTCTCTATTCCCAGACCGTCTGGGGAATGCTGCTCGCTGACAAATATTTCGTTGACGGCTCTATAGTGATGCAGGGCTACGAAGCCCTGAAGGGCCTCTCTGGCCGTACCACTCACGACGAGATCGAACGCATCCCGATCGTCGAAAACGCCCAGGATCAGATCGCCCTCTCGCACGTCATCGAAAACGTTCTGCTCGAAAACCCCACGATCCACGGCATCTACATCCGCCGTCACGGCCTCTACACCTGGGGCGAAACCGTCGAAGACGCGAGGAAGAATGTGGATATATTTGAATTTATGTTCGAGGTTTTAGGACGCGGCACTCGGTAA
- a CDS encoding TonB-dependent receptor, producing the protein MFRSHFRPINVFAGLLLVVIMTVVGHAQFRAGVQGTVTDSSGGTVSGATVTLLNKETNQAQKTQTSEDGFYRFSNLAPGAYTVSVEQPGFKKRVVENLQVDAESIKGQDVTLEAGVISETVTVQAEDLGLQTEDANIRKTISTEEVLRLPQAGRDPYELARLAPGVFGAGARGAGGESVRLPNTSGPGGSDNSIFQTENAQPISANGQRVSANNYQIDGTSVNSQTWGGAAVITPSQESVKEVQVTSSTYSAEDGRNSGAQIRVVSQNGTNQWHGSGFYKINDPSLNSFNKFYGAAGSPTLPTRVERKFKTFGGSFGGPIVKDKLFFFFSYEGLKENSSNTFDALIDTDSFRSGIIAARPNTVTARLLTGVGARPRVANILSRTCATAGIFIPCQVVGNGFDIGSITGTYGTYVPLGLNSGGGFDGIADLQFAQLTAPKTFSGNQYFTRLDYQVSQKDKLAFSSFIVPTTAFTSDASAQTRPMADINSKRLSYALAFIYTRAISSTMVNEARFNMTRWGFDETASNPQADFGLPRVEIEGIFGDRLRYGAPRSPNTPGVITEKQFDFRDNLTKIWGNHVSKFGAEYRRDLNNNGEPGGARPLYSFVRPWNFANGTPIFEQITADQTGTPAANNTKFTTSELAFFAQDDWKLRPNLTLNLGLRWSYYSPITASDGVLGNLIPDANGGLAGAKISTAKLFYKKDLNNFGPQIGFAWSPQYFANKLVFRGGGGIGYDRLPNALLANARRNPPNGFNFGICCGTSTSDFGTPFVGGQITYVASTNGSITGYPRNPVLGGGINATNGLPNNGSIEIYASPQSLPTAYVYRYSLEAQYELPLNMVATLGYQGSASRHFVRILPLHITGPSTNPAIFAAYYASPDVNANYNAMIARIQGRFMKQVSFDVNYRFSKSIDTVSFEGPTGATNQSFPVDQGEERGPSDFDVKHNITGSALWELPFFNNRTDWKGKLLGGFQINAIITHHTGFPWTPKAFGCLLGTTTNNFCDPRPLSYTGQQPLANTNANFLSAGGIFPNAYIPGADCNVAPGCNRYFNTVIPFNAPPFANKPGIGRNVFRGPRYTSLDMAFAKSFGLPSIRVLGENAKVDLRFNFFNILNTLNLAPFNSNSDPTRIALSTFGKATSALAGRTGEFQIRLSF; encoded by the coding sequence ATGTTTCGATCTCATTTCAGACCTATCAATGTGTTTGCCGGACTGCTTTTAGTAGTGATAATGACCGTTGTCGGCCACGCTCAGTTCAGAGCCGGTGTACAGGGAACAGTCACTGACAGCAGCGGCGGTACCGTCTCGGGCGCAACTGTCACGCTCTTGAATAAAGAGACCAACCAGGCTCAGAAAACGCAGACCAGCGAGGACGGCTTCTACCGGTTCTCCAATCTTGCTCCCGGAGCTTATACAGTTTCGGTCGAGCAGCCGGGATTTAAGAAGCGTGTGGTTGAGAATCTTCAGGTCGATGCGGAATCGATCAAAGGCCAGGACGTAACGCTCGAGGCAGGCGTGATCAGCGAGACGGTAACGGTTCAGGCGGAAGATCTGGGATTGCAGACAGAGGATGCAAACATCAGGAAAACGATCAGCACGGAAGAAGTTCTGAGGCTGCCGCAAGCCGGACGCGATCCGTACGAACTGGCGCGGCTTGCTCCGGGCGTATTCGGTGCGGGTGCCCGCGGTGCGGGGGGCGAATCTGTTCGTTTGCCAAACACAAGTGGCCCCGGGGGATCGGACAACTCGATCTTTCAGACCGAGAATGCGCAGCCGATCTCGGCGAACGGGCAGCGAGTTTCGGCAAATAACTACCAGATCGACGGAACCAGCGTCAACAGCCAGACGTGGGGCGGCGCGGCCGTGATCACGCCAAGCCAGGAGAGCGTAAAAGAGGTTCAGGTGACCTCCAGCACATATTCCGCTGAGGATGGCCGCAACAGCGGTGCTCAGATCCGGGTCGTTTCACAAAACGGCACGAACCAGTGGCACGGCAGCGGTTTTTACAAGATCAACGATCCGTCGCTCAACTCATTTAACAAATTCTACGGAGCCGCCGGATCGCCGACGCTTCCGACACGCGTCGAGAGAAAATTCAAAACATTTGGCGGCAGCTTCGGCGGCCCGATCGTCAAGGACAAGCTCTTCTTTTTCTTCTCATACGAAGGCTTAAAGGAAAACAGTTCGAACACGTTCGATGCTCTCATCGATACGGATTCGTTCAGAAGCGGCATAATTGCAGCCAGGCCAAATACCGTCACAGCCCGCCTCCTGACCGGTGTTGGAGCGAGGCCTCGAGTAGCTAACATTTTGAGCCGCACCTGTGCGACCGCAGGAATTTTTATTCCATGTCAGGTTGTCGGAAATGGATTTGATATTGGTTCGATCACGGGCACGTACGGGACTTATGTTCCGCTCGGCTTGAATTCAGGCGGTGGATTTGACGGCATCGCAGATCTGCAGTTTGCCCAGCTTACGGCTCCGAAAACGTTTAGCGGAAATCAGTATTTCACGCGGCTCGATTACCAGGTTTCGCAGAAGGATAAGCTCGCATTCTCGTCATTCATCGTGCCGACCACGGCGTTTACTTCAGACGCAAGTGCCCAGACACGTCCGATGGCGGATATCAATTCCAAGCGTCTGAGCTACGCTCTGGCGTTCATCTACACCCGGGCTATTTCGTCGACGATGGTCAACGAAGCACGCTTTAACATGACCCGTTGGGGATTCGACGAGACGGCGTCTAATCCACAGGCAGATTTCGGCCTGCCAAGAGTGGAGATCGAAGGTATCTTCGGCGACCGGCTTCGATATGGAGCACCTCGAAGCCCGAATACTCCGGGAGTGATCACCGAAAAACAGTTCGATTTCAGAGACAACTTAACGAAGATCTGGGGAAATCACGTTTCCAAATTTGGAGCGGAATATCGCCGCGATCTTAACAACAACGGAGAACCGGGCGGAGCACGTCCGCTATATTCATTCGTTCGCCCGTGGAACTTTGCCAACGGCACGCCGATCTTCGAACAGATCACTGCCGATCAGACCGGAACTCCGGCGGCGAATAACACCAAATTCACCACCAGCGAATTGGCATTTTTTGCCCAGGACGACTGGAAGCTACGTCCAAATCTCACGCTGAATCTGGGACTTCGCTGGTCCTACTATTCGCCGATCACCGCGAGCGACGGCGTGCTCGGCAATTTGATCCCGGATGCGAACGGCGGCCTTGCAGGCGCTAAGATCTCGACCGCTAAGCTCTTCTACAAGAAAGACCTGAACAATTTCGGCCCGCAGATCGGATTTGCGTGGAGCCCGCAGTATTTTGCAAATAAGCTCGTGTTTCGCGGCGGCGGCGGTATCGGCTATGACCGTTTGCCTAACGCACTGCTCGCAAACGCTCGTCGCAATCCACCGAATGGCTTCAACTTCGGCATCTGCTGCGGTACGTCCACCAGCGATTTTGGTACACCGTTCGTTGGCGGCCAGATCACGTATGTTGCGAGCACGAACGGGTCGATCACAGGTTATCCGAGAAATCCTGTCCTCGGCGGCGGTATAAATGCGACGAACGGTTTGCCGAATAATGGCTCGATCGAAATTTATGCGTCGCCGCAGAGCCTGCCGACAGCATATGTCTATCGCTACTCACTTGAGGCACAGTATGAACTGCCATTGAATATGGTGGCGACGCTTGGCTATCAGGGAAGTGCCAGCCGGCACTTTGTCAGGATCCTGCCGCTCCATATTACCGGGCCATCAACAAATCCGGCTATTTTTGCTGCCTATTATGCCAGTCCGGACGTAAACGCGAATTACAACGCGATGATCGCCCGCATTCAAGGCCGATTCATGAAACAGGTAAGCTTTGACGTCAATTATCGCTTCAGCAAGAGCATCGACACCGTCTCGTTCGAAGGACCGACCGGTGCTACGAACCAGAGTTTTCCCGTCGATCAAGGCGAAGAACGCGGGCCGTCGGATTTTGACGTAAAGCACAATATTACAGGTTCGGCGTTGTGGGAACTGCCATTCTTCAACAACCGCACGGACTGGAAAGGCAAACTCCTGGGCGGCTTCCAGATAAATGCGATCATCACGCATCACACGGGTTTCCCGTGGACGCCGAAAGCGTTTGGCTGTTTGCTCGGAACGACAACTAATAATTTCTGCGATCCGCGGCCGCTGAGTTACACAGGACAGCAGCCTTTGGCTAATACAAACGCGAACTTCCTCTCGGCTGGCGGCATTTTCCCGAACGCATATATTCCCGGTGCCGATTGCAACGTTGCTCCCGGGTGCAACCGCTACTTCAATACGGTGATCCCATTTAATGCTCCGCCGTTCGCTAACAAACCGGGGATCGGACGTAACGTGTTTCGTGGTCCGCGATATACCTCGCTCGATATGGCGTTCGCAAAATCATTTGGGCTGCCGTCGATACGCGTGCTCGGCGAAAATGCGAAAGTCGATCTGCGGTTCAATTTTTTCAACATCTTGAACACGCTGAATCTCGCCCCGTTCAACTCAAACTCAGATCCGACCCGTATCGCTCTCTCTACATTCGGTAAGGCAACTTCAGCCCTTGCGGGCCGTACGGGTGAGTTTCAGATCCGGTTGAGTTTTTAA
- a CDS encoding DUF4968 domain-containing protein produces MSKQKTHRINQGIASTFLLILFLCSSVFAAWETVGRVTKVTNSKANGVVLDTSSKAKVLVEFFGANVIRVRVAPSGKFEGDFSFAIDPAAKFADTKITVSQTASTITLTKADGTKAVIQKGSFSVSVIDDKGNTVIQNDGSDPTAFNLATGEIKTTMMRRSEVETYYGFGEKAFAEMSRNGKFIVNWNTDTFSYPIGTDPIYQSIPFFTALHEGRAYGLFFNNTFRTWFDMGARSPGKYSFGADGGELDYFVFTGSKDKSPKEVLADYATLTGKTPLPPIWALGNQQSRWSYFPESRVREIADGFRSRKIPLDVLYLDIDYMDGYRVFTWDKKRFPDPPKLVADLKKDGIQTVLIIDPGIKVVDKYDVYSDGKKEGIFVKNPDGTELNRDVWPQASAFPDFTDAKARDWFGKQYKGHIAEGIAGFWNDMNEPGVFMNDKTEKPEVLHHPAKTFPYDTPHKGDGLPDTHKRYHNVFGMQMARSSFEGVKKLAPEKRPFVLTRAGFAGIQRFSAVWTGDNYASWDHLAMTIPMLTNMSVSGVPFVGGDVGGFNDRPSGELYARWMQAAALTPFFRSHSVGWAGNKEPWEYGDEFTAINRSTVELRYKSLPYLYTLFKEHENTGAPIMRPLWYEFPADKKTYLVSDEYLVGSDLLVAPVVKEGLRSRRVYLPAGTDWVNWWTGEKLAGGAEYTVDTPLDRLLIFGRAGAMIPTQGVIQNTGEMPLQPVTLTVIAGITPEKVGTATLYQDAGDGYGYQKNGWRTLNFEHRPGSIKISRSGEFKGQTLKFIEVIGVAAQPKQMAADGREIKFTYDTATKRVKAEIPDGVSEITMVR; encoded by the coding sequence ATGAGCAAGCAGAAAACCCATCGGATAAACCAAGGAATAGCGTCAACTTTTCTCCTTATTTTGTTTCTTTGCAGCAGCGTTTTTGCCGCGTGGGAAACCGTCGGCCGCGTGACTAAGGTCACGAATTCTAAAGCCAACGGCGTGGTACTCGACACATCAAGCAAGGCGAAAGTTCTGGTCGAATTTTTCGGGGCGAATGTGATCCGGGTTAGAGTTGCCCCGAGCGGGAAATTCGAAGGCGATTTTTCTTTCGCGATCGATCCTGCCGCGAAGTTTGCAGATACGAAAATCACCGTTTCGCAAACTGCGTCCACGATCACGCTCACCAAAGCTGACGGTACGAAGGCCGTGATCCAAAAAGGATCGTTCTCGGTCAGCGTTATCGACGACAAAGGGAATACCGTGATTCAAAACGACGGATCCGACCCGACCGCATTCAACTTAGCGACCGGCGAGATCAAAACCACGATGATGCGGCGGAGCGAGGTCGAGACCTATTACGGCTTCGGCGAAAAGGCGTTTGCTGAGATGTCGAGGAACGGGAAATTTATCGTCAACTGGAACACGGACACGTTCTCGTATCCGATCGGTACCGACCCGATATATCAGTCGATCCCGTTTTTTACAGCACTCCATGAAGGGCGGGCGTATGGGTTATTTTTTAATAATACGTTTCGCACTTGGTTCGATATGGGGGCGAGATCGCCCGGTAAATACTCATTCGGAGCAGACGGCGGAGAACTCGATTATTTCGTTTTCACCGGATCAAAGGACAAGTCGCCGAAGGAAGTTCTCGCCGATTACGCAACCCTGACCGGCAAAACACCCCTGCCGCCGATCTGGGCTCTGGGGAATCAGCAATCGCGGTGGTCGTATTTTCCTGAATCGCGCGTTCGCGAGATCGCGGATGGCTTTCGCAGTCGCAAGATCCCGCTTGATGTACTGTATCTCGATATCGACTACATGGACGGCTATCGCGTTTTTACCTGGGATAAAAAACGGTTTCCTGACCCGCCGAAGCTGGTTGCGGACCTGAAAAAAGACGGTATCCAGACGGTTTTGATCATCGATCCGGGCATCAAGGTCGTCGATAAATACGACGTTTACAGCGACGGTAAAAAGGAAGGGATTTTCGTGAAGAATCCCGACGGAACCGAACTGAACCGCGATGTCTGGCCTCAGGCGAGCGCCTTTCCGGATTTTACGGATGCGAAGGCGCGCGATTGGTTCGGCAAGCAGTATAAAGGGCACATCGCGGAAGGTATTGCCGGGTTTTGGAATGATATGAACGAGCCCGGAGTTTTCATGAACGACAAGACCGAAAAGCCCGAGGTTTTGCATCATCCGGCGAAGACTTTCCCGTACGACACGCCGCACAAAGGCGACGGATTGCCGGACACGCACAAGCGCTATCACAACGTTTTTGGAATGCAGATGGCACGCTCGAGTTTTGAAGGCGTTAAGAAACTCGCTCCGGAAAAACGGCCATTTGTGCTGACTCGCGCGGGTTTTGCCGGAATTCAGCGGTTCTCGGCGGTATGGACGGGTGATAATTATGCGAGCTGGGATCACCTTGCGATGACGATCCCGATGCTGACGAACATGAGCGTCTCGGGCGTTCCATTCGTTGGCGGCGATGTCGGCGGATTTAATGACCGTCCGAGCGGCGAACTATATGCCCGATGGATGCAGGCGGCGGCATTGACGCCGTTTTTCCGTTCACATTCAGTTGGCTGGGCAGGGAACAAAGAGCCTTGGGAATACGGGGATGAATTTACCGCGATAAACCGTTCGACGGTCGAACTGCGATACAAATCTCTACCCTATCTTTACACGCTTTTCAAAGAGCATGAAAACACCGGAGCGCCGATCATGCGGCCGTTGTGGTACGAATTTCCGGCGGATAAAAAGACGTACCTCGTCTCGGATGAATACCTCGTCGGCAGCGATCTGCTGGTTGCTCCGGTCGTGAAAGAAGGCTTGCGTTCGCGGAGAGTTTATTTACCGGCGGGAACGGATTGGGTCAATTGGTGGACCGGCGAAAAGCTCGCGGGCGGAGCCGAATACACCGTTGACACGCCGCTCGATCGGCTGCTTATTTTTGGCCGTGCTGGAGCGATGATACCGACGCAGGGCGTGATCCAGAATACCGGTGAAATGCCCTTGCAGCCTGTGACGTTGACGGTCATCGCAGGAATTACGCCGGAAAAGGTTGGTACGGCGACACTTTATCAGGACGCGGGAGATGGCTATGGGTATCAGAAGAATGGGTGGAGAACCCTGAATTTTGAGCATCGTCCGGGATCGATAAAGATCAGTCGATCGGGTGAGTTCAAAGGTCAAACTTTGAAATTTATCGAGGTCATCGGCGTAGCTGCTCAGCCGAAGCAAATGGCGGCGGATGGGCGTGAGATCAAATTTACTTATGACACGGCGACCAAGCGAGTAAAGGCGGAAATTCCCGATGGCGTGAGTGAGATAACGATGGTTCGCTAG
- a CDS encoding DUF433 domain-containing protein — protein sequence MNWRDRISTDATVCHGQACIKGTRVMVSVILDNLASNVSTSEILASYPSLQPLDIQAVFAYAAELSKERVILFPDQAAA from the coding sequence ATGAATTGGCGAGACAGAATTTCGACAGATGCGACGGTTTGCCACGGGCAGGCTTGCATCAAAGGCACCCGGGTGATGGTTTCGGTAATACTCGACAATCTTGCTTCGAATGTATCGACATCTGAGATCCTCGCCAGCTATCCCTCCCTACAGCCTCTGGATATCCAGGCAGTTTTTGCGTATGCAGCAGAGCTGTCAAAGGAAAGGGTAATTCTCTTTCCGGATCAGGCCGCCGCATGA
- a CDS encoding LacI family DNA-binding transcriptional regulator, translated as MPKNAEKEAPKSGSGRNGDPVSLKDLALHLGLSPTTLSLVLNDSPQAASIPAETKKRIFDGARELNYRPNYLARSLRVQKTNTIGVIVPELSDGYSAMVLNGVESALSTADYFYLTASHLHREDLLEKLPRLLIERQVEGIIAVDTPIRFTPTIPIVNVSGHEEIAGVTNVVLNHQHAAELGIGHLYNLGHRRIAAIKGQDFSSDTKVRWKTMNEAANKRGISLDPALTVQLQGDTPSPEVGYTAMKSLLASGERFTAVLAFNDISAIGAIRALEEMGLRVPADVSVLGFDDIYAAAFHNPALTTIRQPLFEMGNLAARTLLERLANRGESSVAKTVGVEPTIIVRQSTSRVSQS; from the coding sequence ATGCCTAAGAACGCAGAAAAAGAGGCTCCCAAAAGTGGTTCGGGCCGCAACGGCGACCCGGTAAGCCTGAAAGATCTGGCTCTCCACCTAGGCCTTTCGCCGACGACGCTTTCGCTCGTGCTGAATGATTCGCCGCAGGCAGCATCGATCCCCGCGGAGACAAAAAAACGCATTTTCGACGGCGCTCGTGAATTAAATTACCGGCCGAATTACCTTGCTCGCTCACTCCGCGTACAGAAGACCAACACCATCGGCGTCATCGTCCCTGAACTGAGCGACGGATACTCGGCGATGGTCTTGAACGGCGTCGAGTCGGCTCTTTCGACTGCCGATTATTTTTATTTGACGGCGAGCCACCTGCACCGGGAAGATCTGCTCGAAAAGCTGCCGCGGCTACTGATCGAACGCCAGGTCGAGGGAATTATCGCGGTTGACACGCCCATCCGGTTTACGCCAACAATACCGATCGTCAATGTTTCAGGGCACGAGGAGATCGCCGGCGTGACCAACGTCGTACTAAATCACCAGCACGCAGCCGAACTCGGCATCGGCCATCTCTACAATCTCGGCCACCGTCGCATAGCCGCCATTAAGGGCCAGGATTTCAGCTCGGACACTAAGGTTCGTTGGAAAACAATGAACGAAGCAGCGAATAAACGAGGCATCTCGCTCGATCCGGCATTGACCGTCCAGCTCCAGGGCGATACGCCATCGCCCGAGGTTGGTTACACCGCAATGAAATCACTGCTCGCGAGCGGCGAGAGATTTACGGCCGTGCTGGCGTTCAATGATATTTCGGCGATCGGTGCGATCAGGGCTTTGGAGGAAATGGGTTTACGTGTCCCGGCTGACGTTTCGGTACTGGGATTTGACGATATTTACGCTGCCGCATTCCATAATCCGGCGTTGACGACGATTCGCCAACCGCTCTTCGAAATGGGAAATCTCGCCGCCCGTACGCTGCTCGAACGTCTCGCCAACCGCGGTGAAAGCAGCGTCGCCAAGACCGTCGGTGTCGAACCGACCATTATCGTGAGGCAATCGACCTCGCGCGTATCGCAATCATGA
- a CDS encoding DUF5615 family PIN-like protein — protein MRFKIDENLPVEVASILRSAGHEAMTVFEQNMVGEEDNRLLSVCSAESRALITLDLDFSDIRAYPPDRHFGLIVIRSRQQDKATVIDYVTRLIPLLDEEPLQGRLWIVEENRIRVREGI, from the coding sequence ATGAGATTTAAGATCGATGAGAATCTGCCGGTTGAAGTGGCTTCTATTCTGAGATCAGCGGGCCATGAGGCGATGACTGTTTTCGAGCAGAACATGGTCGGCGAGGAGGATAACCGCCTATTGTCCGTTTGCTCCGCGGAGTCTCGTGCCCTCATCACGCTTGATCTGGATTTCAGTGATATTCGAGCATATCCACCTGACAGACATTTTGGTCTCATTGTAATTAGAAGCCGCCAACAGGACAAAGCTACGGTGATCGACTACGTTACAAGGCTGATTCCTCTACTCGATGAAGAACCTTTACAGGGACGGCTCTGGATAGTTGAGGAAAATCGAATAAGAGTTCGGGAAGGTATTTGA
- the acs gene encoding acetate--CoA ligase, with translation MSESIAIESTLSESRLFPPPPEFAENAHIKSFADYEALYAEAAADVPAFWAKQAESLDWFKKWDTVLEWNEPFAKWFVGGKINISYNCLDRHLATSRKNKAAIIWEGETGEIKTITYLQLHQEVSRFANVLKKLGVKAGDRVALYMPLLPALSVAMLACARIGAAHTVIFGGFSADAIRDRVNDCGCKLIVTADGGYRRGAEIKLKDVVDEAVVGCPGVENVVVFQRTNSKVSMTPGRDHWWHELTKIVGADCPAEELDSEHPLFILYTSGTTGKPKGILHTTGGYLTQTAYTSKIVFDLKDDDIFWCTADIGWVTGHSYVVYGPLANGATVFMYEGAPNYPDLDRFWDIIERHKINIFYTAPTAIRAFIKWGEQYPLKHDLSSLRLLGTVGEPINPEAWMWYHAIIGKRKCPIVDTWWQTETGSIMISPLPGATPTTPGTATRPIPGIMLDIVTKTGKPVGPNEGGYLVATHPWPSMLRTLWGDDERYKQAYWSEIPGFYFAGDGARRDQHGYYWIMGRVDDVINVSGHRLGTAEIESALVSHESVAEAAVVGRPDDLKGQAIAAFVTLEGTHVGSDELKETLRAHVAHEIGSLAKPDDIRFTDMLPKTRSGKIMRRLLRELAAGGKVAGDVTTLEDLSVLEKLRQDEE, from the coding sequence ATGTCCGAATCCATTGCCATCGAATCAACTTTAAGTGAAAGCCGTCTTTTTCCGCCACCGCCTGAGTTTGCGGAAAACGCTCATATCAAAAGCTTTGCGGACTACGAAGCCCTGTATGCAGAGGCGGCGGCGGACGTTCCGGCTTTCTGGGCTAAGCAGGCGGAAAGTCTCGATTGGTTCAAAAAATGGGACACGGTCCTCGAGTGGAACGAGCCGTTTGCAAAATGGTTTGTCGGCGGCAAGATCAACATTTCCTACAACTGCCTCGACCGGCATCTCGCGACCTCGCGTAAGAATAAGGCCGCGATCATCTGGGAAGGCGAGACCGGCGAGATCAAGACAATCACATATCTCCAACTTCATCAGGAAGTCTCACGGTTTGCCAATGTCCTGAAAAAACTCGGTGTCAAAGCCGGCGACCGCGTCGCATTGTACATGCCGCTCCTTCCCGCCCTCTCGGTCGCGATGCTGGCGTGTGCGCGGATCGGTGCGGCTCATACGGTCATTTTCGGCGGATTTTCGGCGGATGCGATTCGCGACCGCGTCAATGACTGCGGCTGCAAACTCATCGTTACCGCCGATGGAGGCTATCGCCGCGGAGCTGAGATCAAACTCAAAGACGTCGTCGACGAAGCAGTCGTGGGATGTCCCGGCGTCGAAAACGTCGTCGTGTTCCAGCGAACAAACTCCAAAGTCTCTATGACGCCCGGCCGCGATCACTGGTGGCACGAACTGACCAAGATCGTCGGTGCCGATTGCCCTGCCGAGGAACTCGACAGCGAACATCCGCTCTTTATTCTTTACACTTCGGGCACGACCGGCAAGCCAAAAGGCATCCTGCACACGACCGGCGGCTACCTGACGCAAACAGCATACACCTCGAAGATCGTTTTCGACCTGAAGGACGACGATATTTTCTGGTGCACGGCCGACATCGGCTGGGTCACGGGCCACAGCTACGTCGTTTACGGGCCGCTGGCGAATGGAGCGACGGTTTTCATGTACGAGGGAGCTCCGAACTATCCCGATCTCGACCGATTCTGGGACATTATCGAGCGGCACAAGATCAATATCTTTTACACCGCACCGACCGCGATCCGCGCGTTCATTAAATGGGGCGAGCAATATCCGCTCAAACACGATCTGTCGTCATTAAGACTTCTCGGAACTGTCGGCGAGCCGATCAATCCGGAAGCCTGGATGTGGTATCACGCGATCATCGGCAAACGAAAATGCCCTATCGTCGACACCTGGTGGCAGACCGAAACAGGTTCGATAATGATCAGCCCGCTCCCCGGAGCAACTCCGACCACGCCGGGAACCGCGACGCGTCCGATCCCGGGAATTATGCTCGACATAGTCACAAAAACAGGCAAACCGGTCGGCCCGAACGAGGGCGGCTACCTTGTCGCGACACATCCATGGCCCTCGATGCTTCGCACGCTCTGGGGCGATGACGAACGCTACAAGCAGGCATATTGGTCCGAAATTCCGGGTTTCTATTTCGCCGGCGACGGAGCACGCCGCGACCAGCACGGCTATTACTGGATCATGGGCCGAGTCGATGACGTGATCAACGTCAGCGGCCACCGCCTCGGCACCGCCGAGATCGAATCAGCGCTCGTCTCGCACGAATCCGTCGCCGAAGCCGCCGTCGTAGGCCGTCCCGACGATCTCAAAGGCCAGGCGATCGCCGCATTTGTGACACTCGAAGGTACTCACGTCGGCAGCGACGAGCTCAAAGAAACCCTGCGAGCCCACGTCGCCCACGAGATCGGCTCACTCGCCAAACCCGACGACATCCGCTTCACCGACATGCTGCCAAAGACGCGCTCCGGCAAGATCATGCGGCGCCTATTGCGCGAACTTGCCGCCGGAGGAAAGGTCGCGGGCGACGTAACGACGCTCGAAGATCTGTCTGTTTTAGAGAAATTGCGGCAGGATGAGGAGTGA